In Acetoanaerobium noterae, the following are encoded in one genomic region:
- the gdhA gene encoding NADP-specific glutamate dehydrogenase, with translation MKQYINDVFEKVKARNAHEPEFLQAVEEVFVSLEPVLAKRPEWVKANILERMAEPERQIMFRVPWVDDNGTIQVNRGYRVQFNGAIGPYKGGIRFHHTVYIGIIKFLGFEQIFKNSLTGLPIGGGKGGADFDPRGKSDAEIMRFCQSFMTELYRHIGPDVDVPAGDIGVGGREVGYMYGQYRRIRGAFENGVLTGKGLSYGGSLIRPEATGFGVTYFANEMLKHEGMNFEGKTVAVSGFGNVAWGACIKVRDLGGKVVTLSGPDGYIYDKDGVTTDEKINFMVEMRNSGRDKVQDYADKFGAEFFPGQKPWGQKVDIIMPCATQNDIHLEHAKLIVDNGIKFLVEGANMPTTNEALTFLQEKGVLIGPAKAANAGGVATSALEMSQNSMRYSWTAEEVDAKLHQIMINIHNNAATAAEEFGFGYNLVAGANIAGFVKVADAMVQQGDY, from the coding sequence ATGAAACAGTATATTAATGATGTTTTCGAAAAGGTTAAAGCTAGAAACGCACATGAACCTGAATTCCTACAAGCAGTAGAAGAGGTTTTTGTTTCTCTTGAGCCAGTACTTGCAAAAAGACCTGAGTGGGTTAAAGCTAATATTCTTGAGAGAATGGCTGAGCCTGAAAGACAAATCATGTTCAGAGTACCTTGGGTAGATGACAATGGAACTATTCAAGTTAACAGAGGTTACAGAGTACAATTTAACGGAGCTATCGGACCTTACAAAGGTGGAATCCGTTTCCATCACACTGTTTACATAGGAATCATTAAATTCCTTGGTTTCGAGCAAATCTTCAAGAACTCACTTACTGGACTTCCAATAGGTGGAGGAAAAGGTGGAGCTGACTTCGACCCAAGAGGAAAATCAGATGCTGAAATTATGCGTTTCTGCCAAAGCTTCATGACTGAGCTATACAGACACATCGGACCAGATGTAGACGTTCCAGCTGGAGACATCGGAGTTGGTGGAAGAGAAGTTGGATACATGTACGGACAATACAGAAGAATCCGTGGAGCTTTCGAAAACGGCGTTCTTACTGGAAAAGGCTTATCTTACGGTGGTTCTCTAATCAGACCAGAAGCTACAGGATTTGGAGTTACTTACTTCGCTAACGAAATGTTAAAGCACGAAGGAATGAACTTCGAAGGAAAAACTGTTGCTGTTTCAGGTTTCGGAAACGTTGCTTGGGGAGCATGTATCAAAGTTAGAGATCTAGGCGGAAAAGTTGTTACTCTTTCTGGTCCAGATGGATACATCTACGATAAAGATGGTGTTACTACTGATGAGAAAATCAATTTCATGGTAGAAATGAGAAACTCTGGTAGAGATAAAGTTCAAGATTACGCTGACAAGTTTGGCGCTGAGTTCTTCCCAGGACAAAAACCTTGGGGACAAAAAGTTGATATCATCATGCCTTGTGCAACTCAAAATGATATTCACTTAGAGCATGCTAAACTAATCGTTGACAACGGAATCAAATTCCTAGTTGAAGGTGCTAACATGCCTACTACTAACGAGGCTCTTACTTTCCTACAAGAAAAAGGAGTTCTTATCGGACCTGCTAAAGCGGCTAACGCTGGTGGAGTTGCTACTTCAGCTCTAGAAATGTCTCAAAACTCAATGAGATATAGCTGGACTGCAGAAGAAGTTGACGCTAAATTACATCAAATCATGATTAACATCCATAACAACGCAGCTACAGCAGCTGAAGAGTTTGGATTCGGATATAATCTTGTTGCTGGAGCTAACATCGCTGGTTTTGTTAAAGTAGCAGATGCTATGGTACAACAAGGAGATTATTAA
- a CDS encoding NADPH-dependent oxidoreductase — translation MTHVYDVLTEHRSIRKYKQDPVDEKHLEMILRAAQAAPSSVNGQQWSIILVKDQEKKDKLASLTGDQSWVAEAPVFLVFVADYNRAKLAAKKNDNELKITESVESIMVASVDVGLAAGNAIAVAESLGYGIVPIGGVRREPEEVIELLELPQYVYPIVGLCIGIPESKEEKKPRLPLQAVVHNEAYNKDQMIDIDVYDDIIHNYLLERSAGKKDTNWSKQLSDLYSRVYYPKVYPSLKKQGFDNDK, via the coding sequence ATGACTCATGTGTATGACGTGCTAACTGAACATCGCTCAATAAGGAAATACAAACAAGACCCTGTAGATGAAAAGCATCTTGAGATGATTTTAAGAGCAGCTCAAGCAGCTCCTTCATCTGTAAATGGTCAGCAGTGGAGTATTATTTTAGTAAAGGACCAAGAAAAAAAGGATAAATTAGCCTCGCTTACAGGAGACCAAAGCTGGGTAGCAGAAGCGCCTGTGTTTTTAGTTTTTGTGGCTGATTATAATAGGGCTAAATTGGCAGCGAAGAAAAATGATAATGAATTGAAAATCACAGAGTCAGTTGAATCCATTATGGTAGCCTCTGTAGACGTAGGACTAGCCGCAGGAAATGCAATAGCAGTAGCTGAATCCTTAGGATATGGAATAGTTCCTATAGGAGGAGTAAGAAGAGAGCCTGAAGAAGTCATAGAATTGCTTGAGCTTCCTCAGTATGTTTATCCTATAGTTGGACTGTGCATAGGAATTCCAGAAAGCAAAGAAGAAAAGAAGCCTAGACTTCCTCTTCAAGCAGTGGTTCATAACGAAGCCTATAATAAAGACCAGATGATAGACATTGATGTATATGACGATATAATCCATAATTATTTACTTGAACGCTCAGCAGGAAAAAAAGACACCAACTGGAGTAAACAGCTATCGGATTTATATAGTAGGGTTTATTATCCTAAGGTGTATCCTTCACTTAAAAAGCAAGGATTTGATAATGACAAATAA
- a CDS encoding M3 family oligoendopeptidase, with protein sequence MGFKDYAYERPDMTKIEADFNILLDKFVKADSFEEQDSVMEKINEIRRDFETAASLVQVRHTLDTTDEYYEKQNDYIDEISPIYEGLISKYYEALVNSKFKAELEKKWGSYIFDIAQTKLKTFSPEIIEDMQKENKLASQYTKLRASAKIMFQGEERNLAQMTPFMESSDREVRKSANEAYCKFFLDNEAEFDRIYDGLVKVRHEIATKLGYKNFVELGYARLTRTDYDADMVKGYRKQVKDHLVSVAQKLRERQRERLGLEKLLYFDEPLEFLTGNATPKGNPEWIIDKGAKMYQELSADTDEFFNYMRDNDLLDLVAKKGKDGGGYCTFFPKYKSPFIFSNFNGTSGDVDVLTHEAGHAFQVFKSRDFKLPEYVWPTLEACEIHSMSMEFFAWPWMELFFEKDVDKYKFSHLASALLFIPYGVTVDEFQHWIYENPEATADERKAKWREIEKNYLPWRDYAGNELLEKGGYWFRQGHIFSNPFYYIDYTLAQVCALQFWIKQNENKEKAWSEYVRLCEAGGSESFLKLVEVANLKNPFVDGTIASVIPQINDYLDKVDDKKL encoded by the coding sequence ATGGGATTTAAAGATTATGCTTATGAAAGACCTGATATGACAAAAATTGAAGCTGATTTTAACATTCTTTTGGACAAGTTTGTAAAGGCTGACAGCTTTGAAGAGCAAGACAGCGTTATGGAGAAAATAAATGAGATAAGAAGAGATTTTGAAACGGCAGCGAGCTTAGTTCAGGTAAGACATACGCTAGACACTACAGATGAGTACTATGAAAAACAAAATGATTATATAGACGAAATTAGCCCGATATATGAAGGACTGATTAGTAAATACTATGAAGCTTTAGTGAATTCGAAATTTAAAGCTGAGCTAGAAAAAAAATGGGGTTCATATATATTTGATATAGCTCAGACGAAATTAAAAACTTTTTCACCTGAGATAATCGAGGATATGCAAAAAGAAAATAAGCTAGCAAGTCAGTATACAAAGCTTAGAGCCTCTGCTAAGATAATGTTTCAAGGTGAAGAAAGAAACCTAGCTCAGATGACACCTTTTATGGAATCTTCTGATAGAGAGGTTAGAAAATCTGCAAATGAAGCTTACTGCAAATTTTTCTTAGATAATGAAGCAGAATTTGATAGAATATATGATGGGCTTGTTAAAGTACGTCATGAGATTGCTACAAAATTAGGTTACAAAAATTTTGTGGAATTAGGCTATGCAAGGCTAACTAGAACAGACTACGATGCCGATATGGTAAAAGGCTATAGAAAACAAGTGAAAGACCATCTAGTGTCAGTAGCTCAAAAGCTAAGAGAGCGTCAAAGAGAAAGACTAGGCTTAGAAAAATTATTGTACTTTGATGAGCCTCTTGAGTTCTTGACTGGAAACGCTACGCCTAAAGGAAATCCTGAGTGGATTATAGACAAGGGAGCAAAAATGTATCAGGAATTATCAGCTGATACTGATGAATTCTTTAACTATATGAGAGACAATGATTTACTTGATTTAGTTGCTAAAAAAGGCAAAGATGGCGGTGGATACTGTACATTCTTCCCTAAATATAAATCGCCGTTTATATTTTCGAATTTCAATGGAACCTCTGGGGATGTAGATGTACTAACTCATGAAGCAGGACATGCTTTTCAGGTATTTAAAAGCAGAGATTTCAAGCTTCCGGAATACGTATGGCCTACATTAGAAGCTTGCGAGATTCACTCTATGAGTATGGAGTTTTTTGCATGGCCATGGATGGAGCTGTTCTTTGAGAAGGATGTAGATAAATACAAATTCTCTCACCTTGCTTCAGCGCTTTTATTCATTCCATATGGAGTGACAGTAGATGAATTCCAGCACTGGATATATGAAAATCCTGAGGCTACGGCTGATGAAAGAAAAGCAAAGTGGAGAGAAATAGAAAAAAATTATCTTCCATGGAGAGACTACGCAGGAAATGAGCTGTTAGAAAAGGGTGGATACTGGTTTAGACAAGGACATATATTTTCAAATCCTTTCTATTATATAGACTACACTTTGGCTCAAGTATGCGCACTTCAATTCTGGATTAAGCAAAATGAAAATAAAGAAAAAGCTTGGAGCGAATACGTAAGACTATGCGAAGCTGGTGGAAGCGAGTCTTTCCTAAAGCTAGTGGAAGTTGCAAATCTAAAGAATCCATTTGTGGATGGAACCATAGCTTCAGTAATTCCGCAAATTAATGACTACCTTGATAAGGTAGATGATAAAAAGTTATAA
- a CDS encoding DUF362 domain-containing protein — translation MAYVINDSCISCGACEPECPVNAITAGDDKYVIDAATCIDCGACAGVCPVDAPQPE, via the coding sequence ATGGCATACGTAATAAATGATTCTTGTATCAGCTGTGGAGCTTGCGAGCCAGAGTGCCCAGTAAACGCAATTACTGCAGGAGATGACAAATATGTTATCGATGCAGCTACATGTATCGACTGTGGAGCATGTGCAGGTGTTTGTCCAGTTGACGCTCCTCAACCAGAGTAA
- a CDS encoding ABC-F family ATP-binding cassette domain-containing protein: protein MNLLSTESLSKAYGEKKLFDKVAFGIDDSDKIGLIGINGTGKTSFLKVIAGIDEADAGSFIKSSNLKIEYLAQNPDFDFEITVLEQVFEGSSPLMVLLREYENVSSSLEKNPSDTKLQMRLMELNAKMDLNEAWQIEREAKTVLMKLGIMEFDKKIGELSGGQRKRVAMAGALIRPCDLLILDEPTNHIDNETITYLEDYLSNRKGALLMVTHDRYFLDRVVNKIWELDEGKLYAYQGAYTKFLELKAQREADDKRIQEKKQSLYKSELAWMRKGVEARRTKQKARKDRFKILETEIDKSSDEKLDISVAGKRLGRKIIEINDISKSFGDKVVLKNFTYTVLKGDRIGIVGNNGEGKSSLLNAIAKKLDLDSGTIEIGETIKIGYYSQENIDMDTSLRVIEYIKNKAEYIETSDGTKITAAMMLEKFLFTGDMQWSFISKLSGGERRRLYLLSVLMEGPNVLLLDEPTNDLDIQTLAILEDYIDEFNGPVITVSHDRYFLDKIADKIFAFEGDGNIEISFGDYTDYSEKKKQTIEDTASETVKSSLKDKDKSSEAKPKAKTKFSYKEQQEFDTIDEKIEQTETKLAQIKIDMEKNAADFVKLAELTKEEERLNSSLEELMERWAYLNELAEELGIL from the coding sequence ATGAATTTGTTATCAACGGAAAGTCTCTCTAAGGCATATGGAGAAAAGAAATTATTTGATAAAGTAGCCTTTGGCATAGATGACAGCGATAAGATAGGTCTTATCGGGATTAATGGGACAGGAAAGACAAGCTTTTTGAAAGTAATTGCAGGTATAGATGAAGCTGATGCAGGAAGCTTTATAAAATCTAGCAATTTAAAAATAGAATATCTAGCTCAAAATCCTGATTTTGATTTTGAGATTACTGTTTTAGAGCAAGTATTTGAAGGAAGCTCGCCTCTTATGGTGCTACTAAGAGAATATGAAAATGTAAGCTCGAGCCTTGAAAAAAATCCAAGTGATACGAAGCTTCAAATGAGGCTTATGGAGCTAAATGCAAAGATGGATTTGAATGAAGCTTGGCAGATAGAGCGTGAAGCAAAAACAGTACTTATGAAGCTTGGTATTATGGAATTTGATAAAAAAATAGGAGAGCTTTCTGGTGGACAAAGAAAGAGAGTTGCAATGGCTGGTGCACTTATTAGGCCTTGTGACTTACTGATACTGGACGAGCCTACTAACCATATAGACAATGAAACCATAACCTATCTAGAAGACTATCTTTCAAACAGAAAAGGTGCACTTTTAATGGTTACCCATGATAGATATTTCCTAGATAGAGTAGTAAACAAAATATGGGAGCTAGATGAAGGCAAGCTATATGCTTATCAAGGAGCCTATACTAAGTTTCTGGAGCTAAAAGCTCAAAGAGAAGCTGATGACAAGCGTATCCAAGAAAAAAAGCAAAGCCTGTATAAAAGCGAGCTTGCTTGGATGAGAAAAGGTGTAGAGGCAAGACGTACCAAGCAAAAAGCTAGAAAAGACAGATTTAAGATACTTGAAACTGAAATAGACAAATCATCTGATGAAAAGCTAGATATATCTGTGGCAGGAAAAAGACTAGGCAGAAAAATAATTGAGATAAATGATATATCAAAATCCTTTGGAGACAAGGTAGTATTAAAAAACTTTACTTACACAGTGCTAAAAGGTGACAGAATAGGAATAGTAGGAAACAATGGAGAGGGGAAATCTTCGTTACTAAACGCAATAGCTAAAAAGCTAGACCTAGATAGTGGAACTATAGAAATCGGAGAGACTATAAAGATAGGTTACTATTCTCAGGAAAATATAGATATGGACACTAGTCTTAGAGTTATAGAATATATAAAAAACAAAGCCGAATATATAGAAACCTCTGATGGAACGAAGATTACTGCGGCTATGATGCTTGAAAAATTTCTATTTACTGGAGATATGCAGTGGTCGTTTATTTCTAAGCTCTCAGGAGGAGAAAGAAGAAGGCTGTATTTATTGTCAGTGCTGATGGAAGGTCCAAATGTACTTTTATTGGATGAGCCTACAAATGACCTTGATATTCAGACACTAGCTATACTAGAGGATTATATTGACGAGTTTAATGGACCAGTAATCACTGTTTCGCATGATAGATATTTCCTAGATAAAATAGCAGATAAAATTTTTGCTTTTGAAGGTGATGGTAATATAGAGATATCTTTTGGTGACTACACTGATTACAGTGAGAAGAAAAAACAGACTATAGAGGATACAGCATCTGAGACTGTTAAATCCTCACTTAAGGATAAAGATAAAAGCAGTGAAGCTAAGCCGAAAGCAAAAACTAAGTTTAGCTATAAAGAACAGCAGGAATTTGACACTATAGATGAGAAGATAGAGCAGACTGAAACCAAACTTGCTCAGATAAAAATAGATATGGAAAAAAATGCAGCTGATTTTGTCAAGCTAGCAGAGCTTACAAAGGAAGAAGAACGATTAAATTCATCACTAGAAGAGCTGATGGAAAGATGGGCATATCTTAATGAACTAGCTGAAGAACTAGGAATTTTATAA
- a CDS encoding FAD-dependent oxidoreductase: protein MSERNENMPHIRVNIDGREIKTYPGHTILEVAKQNQIEIPTLCHDEKIKNYGSCGICVVEVEGNPRLVRSCSTEIADGMVIRTNTPRIVESRTTTLELLLSDHTGDCKAPCTHGCPGHVDVQGYVGLIANKQYEEAIKLIKKELPLPASIGRVCPHPCQTACRRGIVDDSVSIAWLKYFAADIDLAKDEPFMPEIKPDTGKSIAIIGGGPSGLSAAYYLRSQGHSVTIYEAMPEFGGMLKYGIPLYRLPKEVLLSEIDIIRNMGVELKPNVRIGKDVSLSYLREKYDAVYVGIGAWTSTKLDCPGQDLDGVIGGIKFLTNFAINTPIKTGDRIAVIGGGNTAMDAARTSIRLGAKEVYVIYRRTKEDMPAVDVEIVEAEEEGITFKFLLNPIEFIGDENGRVKQIRLQKMEVVGGGADGRKKVVPVEGEEEILDVDSVIMSIGQRLKGDGFEELELNKGGNIVSDPETFMTNLEGVFAGGDATNKGAAIAIQAIADGKYAARVMDSYLKGNLIPHKEPFFVKRDDITADSFPEVVRQGRTHMGHEAPELRRNNFEEVVHGFTEQEAITEATRCLECGCHDYFECDLIRHSQEYDVKPERFAGEMHKRLDEDNHPFIKRDPNKCILCGQCVRICDEVMDNTALGLVSRGFDTIVKPALEKNLRETDCISCGQCISVCPTGALMERVPVHKPVPVRTTHTNSACSACSVGCNLDLESRGSLLLRSLPTREESVNNGLLCSKGRFGFASYLGEGRITKPLIRQNGELVETTFEEAILYVARRAQSISLLYGANSMGLSISGRYTNEEIFMAKKFAKEILGTEQIFSFGAKRSGLKDSLPYDASPNLIEELSNTNFIMAIGGDFERDYTIAALKIKEAVGKGAHLIHVNNAKNKLDDWAQKSIITDSSFEMLKQIAKYLADNSQNAINAQGMEELKAYLDKVVVSDEATEIASMYLKAKKAMIVYDSVHVTADAERLISAIVMLSGHIGSAREGFIKLRPYANSQGLVDMGISIDSEAKLELVKDNSIKGLMVFGENISPEEVSAVEFLMVHDTHMTDLAKIADVVIPAAVMVESDGTITSAERRIQRVSAAIKPATGLSNWEVLKRLMNTYSTNCKYASVDEITRDLSLEISGYHGLLENLDKPVFWPINESPQLYSRAMLEAQAKYSLPQSEILYAENVETNYHRTLFNDFLANKNL from the coding sequence ATGAGCGAAAGGAATGAGAATATGCCTCATATCAGAGTTAATATAGATGGGAGAGAAATAAAAACCTATCCTGGGCACACAATTCTAGAGGTTGCTAAGCAAAATCAAATAGAAATCCCTACATTGTGCCACGATGAAAAAATTAAAAACTATGGTTCCTGTGGAATCTGTGTAGTAGAAGTTGAAGGAAATCCTAGACTTGTTCGTTCATGCTCTACTGAAATAGCTGACGGCATGGTAATCAGAACAAATACTCCTAGAATAGTAGAAAGTAGAACTACTACTTTAGAGCTTTTACTTTCAGATCATACTGGAGACTGTAAAGCTCCATGTACTCATGGATGTCCTGGACATGTAGACGTACAAGGTTATGTTGGACTTATAGCAAACAAGCAGTACGAAGAAGCAATCAAGCTTATCAAAAAAGAGCTGCCACTTCCTGCAAGTATAGGAAGAGTGTGTCCTCACCCATGCCAGACTGCATGTAGAAGAGGCATAGTAGATGACTCTGTGTCTATAGCTTGGCTAAAATACTTTGCGGCTGATATAGATTTGGCTAAAGATGAGCCGTTTATGCCTGAAATCAAACCAGATACAGGTAAGTCTATCGCTATAATAGGCGGGGGACCAAGTGGTCTATCTGCTGCTTACTATCTTAGATCTCAAGGCCACAGCGTAACTATTTACGAAGCAATGCCTGAGTTTGGAGGTATGCTAAAATACGGTATCCCTCTATATCGTCTTCCAAAAGAAGTGCTATTATCAGAGATAGATATCATAAGAAACATGGGAGTAGAGCTTAAGCCTAATGTTCGTATAGGTAAAGACGTGTCTCTTTCTTACTTAAGAGAAAAATATGATGCAGTTTATGTAGGTATAGGTGCATGGACAAGTACAAAACTGGATTGTCCAGGTCAGGATTTAGATGGAGTTATAGGAGGAATTAAATTCCTTACGAACTTCGCAATAAACACACCTATCAAAACAGGAGATAGAATTGCAGTTATTGGCGGCGGAAATACAGCTATGGATGCTGCAAGAACTTCAATAAGATTAGGTGCTAAAGAAGTTTATGTAATATATAGAAGAACCAAAGAGGATATGCCGGCAGTTGACGTTGAGATAGTAGAAGCTGAAGAAGAAGGTATCACATTCAAATTCCTTCTTAACCCAATAGAGTTCATCGGAGATGAAAATGGCAGAGTGAAGCAAATCAGACTTCAAAAGATGGAAGTAGTTGGAGGAGGAGCAGACGGACGTAAGAAAGTCGTTCCTGTAGAAGGCGAAGAAGAAATCCTAGATGTAGATTCAGTAATTATGTCCATTGGTCAAAGATTAAAAGGCGACGGCTTTGAAGAGCTGGAGCTGAATAAAGGTGGAAATATAGTAAGCGACCCTGAAACCTTCATGACTAACCTAGAGGGAGTATTTGCAGGTGGAGATGCTACTAATAAAGGAGCTGCTATTGCTATTCAGGCTATAGCTGATGGAAAATACGCAGCTAGAGTAATGGATTCATATTTAAAAGGAAACCTTATTCCTCACAAAGAACCGTTCTTTGTAAAAAGAGATGATATAACAGCTGACAGCTTCCCAGAGGTAGTAAGACAAGGCAGAACTCATATGGGACATGAAGCACCTGAGCTTAGAAGAAATAACTTTGAAGAAGTGGTGCATGGCTTTACTGAGCAAGAAGCTATAACTGAGGCTACTAGATGTCTAGAGTGCGGCTGCCACGATTACTTTGAATGTGATTTAATCCGTCATTCTCAGGAATACGATGTTAAGCCTGAAAGATTTGCGGGAGAAATGCACAAGCGTCTGGATGAAGACAACCATCCATTTATCAAGCGTGACCCTAACAAATGTATCCTTTGCGGACAGTGTGTTCGTATTTGTGATGAGGTAATGGATAACACAGCTCTTGGACTAGTAAGCAGAGGCTTTGACACTATAGTTAAGCCAGCTCTTGAAAAGAACTTAAGAGAAACTGATTGTATCTCTTGTGGACAGTGTATCAGCGTTTGTCCTACTGGTGCTCTAATGGAAAGAGTTCCTGTACACAAGCCAGTTCCTGTTAGAACAACTCATACAAATTCAGCATGCTCAGCGTGCTCAGTAGGCTGTAACCTAGATTTAGAAAGTAGAGGAAGCTTACTTCTTAGATCTCTTCCTACTAGAGAAGAAAGTGTAAACAACGGACTGCTTTGTTCAAAAGGTCGTTTTGGATTTGCTTCTTATCTAGGCGAAGGAAGAATTACTAAGCCACTTATAAGACAAAATGGTGAATTAGTAGAAACTACTTTTGAAGAAGCTATACTTTATGTAGCTAGAAGAGCTCAAAGTATATCACTACTATATGGAGCTAACTCTATGGGACTTAGCATCAGTGGAAGATATACAAATGAAGAAATTTTCATGGCTAAGAAATTCGCAAAAGAAATACTTGGAACTGAGCAAATATTCTCATTTGGAGCTAAAAGAAGTGGCTTAAAAGACAGCCTGCCATATGATGCATCTCCAAATCTAATAGAAGAGCTATCTAATACTAACTTTATCATGGCTATAGGTGGAGATTTCGAAAGAGATTACACAATAGCGGCACTTAAGATTAAAGAAGCAGTAGGTAAAGGCGCTCACTTAATTCATGTAAATAATGCTAAAAATAAACTGGATGATTGGGCTCAAAAGAGTATAATTACTGACAGTAGCTTTGAAATGTTAAAGCAAATTGCTAAGTACCTAGCTGACAACAGCCAAAATGCTATAAATGCACAGGGCATGGAAGAACTAAAAGCATATCTTGACAAGGTAGTAGTATCAGATGAGGCTACTGAGATTGCTTCTATGTACCTAAAAGCTAAGAAAGCTATGATAGTATACGACAGTGTTCATGTTACAGCTGATGCAGAAAGATTGATTTCTGCAATAGTAATGCTATCTGGACACATTGGTTCTGCAAGAGAAGGCTTTATAAAGCTTAGACCATATGCAAACAGCCAAGGTCTTGTGGATATGGGTATTAGTATTGACAGCGAAGCCAAGCTTGAACTTGTTAAAGACAATTCAATAAAAGGTCTTATGGTATTTGGGGAAAACATCAGTCCTGAGGAAGTTTCAGCAGTAGAGTTCCTTATGGTTCATGATACTCATATGACTGACCTAGCTAAAATAGCTGATGTGGTAATCCCTGCGGCTGTTATGGTGGAATCTGATGGAACTATAACTTCTGCAGAAAGAAGAATCCAAAGAGTATCAGCTGCTATAAAGCCAGCAACTGGTTTATCAAACTGGGAAGTTCTAAAGAGACTTATGAATACCTATAGCACAAACTGCAAGTATGCTAGTGTAGACGAAATTACAAGAGACTTAAGTCTTGAAATTTCAGGATATCATGGATTACTAGAAAATCTTGATAAGCCTGTATTCTGGCCTATCAACGAATCACCTCAGCTATACAGTAGAGCAATGCTGGAAGCACAGGCTAAATACAGCTTGCCTCAATCAGAAATACTTTATGCTGAAAATGTAGAAACAAATTATCATAGAACTTTATTCAATGATTTTTTAGCTAATAAGAACCTATAA